Sequence from the Helianthus annuus cultivar XRQ/B chromosome 13, HanXRQr2.0-SUNRISE, whole genome shotgun sequence genome:
ACCAACAACACGTTGGTAACAATCGCCACAATTTAAACGCCTGCTAACACAAGTGGCGTGACCTAAAACCGAAGCTGGATCGGTTTAAAGCTTGTTTCGACCGTGTCCCTGTGGGGGACCTAAGCCACGATGATCGAATGGAGATCGCGAAGATCGAGTGGAGGCACGACATGAATTCGGAATTTAACACTTTAACATTTATAGAACTTTGTAATTTTTTAAGAATTATTAACaacttttttttaagtttttaggatttaataagtagtttttcaaaaatttttcggatgttatgtaattttgttaaaaacaatataagtttgtattttattattgagttaattactgttttcgtccctatggtttgccaaaaatcactatttcagtccattagtttaaaaattgcgatttcagtccctgtggtttcactttcgtaaccatttcagtccctgtggtttcacttttttAACCATCTCAATCAATTATGCAGtaaagtacagggactgaaattgttacgaggtggactgaaatgggtacgaaagtgaaaccagagggactgaaatcgcaaattttaaactaatggactgaaatagtgatttttgacaaaccaaagggacgaaaacagtaattaactctttattttataaatctcaagtatataaaaaaataaagccAGCCAACATGGCACCCCAACGCCGCTAACCCATGCGGCTTCCACACCACACTTTTTTTGGGTGGTCTGATAAAGCCCACAATCGCCACGTGTCGAGCAAAACCCCCCAACCCCCACACCCCCAGCCTAATACATTTTCTTTTTCAACAGCCTATGATACCGAATAATAGGGGTTGCTATTGAAGTAATCATATTCTTTGAACTGTGCACATGTGGGTTGCTGTCGTATCTTTAATCTTTCTGTATAATTCTAGTTTATGCAGTGTTTAGTTTCAAGGTTTAATAGTTTAAGTTTAATTACGTTTAATTAAAAATTATACAtaagtatttttattttttaataatacaGTATAGGAAActgattatttaaaaaaaaaaagattttgagTATTAAAAATACAGTGTAAAAATTGATAATAATGTGTAAATGTAAGTATTGGTAAAAAAACGTTTGTACGCTCAGAGATAAATCTGGTTTGACAGCTAACTGAACTCAGTTGTAGGTGTATTTAACATTTGCACGTGATGGTCTAAATGAGACTCTGGAAGGAAAAGATCAACttttccttttgaatatccaaatTACCTTCAGTCCTGTTAGCATGTTGAACCAGTCCAACAAGGCAGTTTAAGAGTACTCAAGTGGACCGATTATGTATCGGTTTCGGTCCAACTCATGGGTGTACACAGTGTGAGTAAAGAACTTCATCACTACTACCTTAAAACAGTCACGTGCCACGAAGCATAGACCAGCAGTACATAGGATATATGACAAAGATCATGTGTTCCAGTTTGATTGATTTTCACCTAAAGAACATTTACTCAACTTCCATACTGTATCTTTTAACTAAACCATATACTACTGCTTAATGACCAAAATAGCCTAGCCAATGCAGGAAAACTGCAAGCAAGAGCGCAATTACCGCCATTGCTAACCCCTGCCTTCCAAGTAGCCAATTTTTTGTATTTCTTGCACCTTCAACGGTTCGTTGCATTCTGTTTGCCCATTTCATCTGTTGAAACACAAGCAGCACTGTTAATCATTCAAGACATTTGACTAATAGTCAACACTTCCATTAATCTTTATGCCCTTCGCCCAACAAAAATCCCATTCTCATGGGACCCACAGGGTACAATGAACATGTTAATCAAGCATGATGTTTACCATTTTATCAAGGCTTTCAGGTGATAAAGACGACATTGCTTGCTGCGCTTTTTCTGCATCCTCATGTGATAGTTTATAGCCAAATTGTTCACTCAAGTTTGTCATCATCTCGGGACTAATGTTTTTCATCATTGATGACATCATCTGTAAATGTTCAATAAAAATAAGTTCAAGAATAATACGTGATATTACATTATATGATTTAACCAAGCACTTAATACAGAAGACACAATATTGAGTAAAGGTTACAACCTTAATTGACCCATTTATTATGAATGGGTCCaaatagggctgcaaacgaaccaaacgaacacgaacaagaccttgttcgtgtttgtgttcctttgttaagaaatatatgtgttcgcaaactgttcatgaacacttatcgaacgagattttttgttcgtttgttaagaaaatgaacttgttcatgttcgtttgtgtttgtttgttaattttaggcaacgaacaaaaacgaacgttgacgcacacaaatgagcacaaactaatgttcgtgaacacaaatggaaacaaacgaacacaaacaatcgttcatgaacagaatatataatacaccgacACTTATTGGATACTTAATTTGttagaattttgaagtatttaaataaatataagaacTAAAAACACTGGTGAACTATCGAATACAAACGAAGACGttaccgaatgttcacgaacataaacgaacgaacacgacctctgttcatgtttgttcatttaacaaaacgaacgaaatttcttgttcgtgtttgtttgtttaataaacgaacacacacaaacgaacttcccgccgaacggttcacgaactgttcgccggaCGTTTGGTTCGTTTAAAAAAATTTGCTTAAAACATAACTGTTCACATTGTTGAAGAGGTTTTAACTTTCAAGTCGCCCAAAGTGATTTATAAATGCATAAAGCCCCTAAAAGCACTTTATTAAGAAACATAGATCATTATTGAAAACTATAACTTTGGTAATCTTAATTGACACACTAGTAGTTTACAAAACAGAAAATAGCTAAAAAGGTGCTTTAAATCAACCCAACCCGCCCCGTTTAAACCCGTACTGAAAATCTGAAATAACCAGCGTACCTCACACATAGCGGGATTCTTCATTTGGTTTTTAATTTGTTCTTGCATATCAAAGCTTGAACTAGGGAAGCTAGGTTGATGAGAAACATTTGTTGAATTCAAAACCCCTGTAGAAGTACTACTCTCACCAATATCCTCACTAAGTGTCGTATTCTCACATTTTTCTCGAGCGTCTGAATTCGTATTCAATCTGGATTCATTTGATCGTATACCGCCATCTGTTAACGATGTCATTTTGAACATATTTTGAAGCTCTTCTGGTGGCATCTTGTCCATCATATCAGTCGCGGCTCTAAGCATGTCAGGTGTGGCACCTGGCATGCCTGGCCCACGGTTTGAGCTGTTTAATGGGTTATTCCCCTGGAAGGAAGAAGCCATTTCGagcaaattttgaaattcttCAGGTGGCATATTGGTAATTAAATTTGAAGTAGTTTTCACCATATCAGGAGATATCCCTTCATGTTTTCCACCACCCAAGGATACTAGAGTTTCTGGATCAGCTCGAGCCATGAAATTCTGAAACGAtctacccaaaaaaaaaaaaaaaaaaccatcaatAAGTGAAGGTAGCAATTTCTACCCGTTTACATTAAAACGAGTCGATTTGGGTAATTAGGTTATGTTTCAACTCCAACAGATCAAATGGGCCTATTCCAAAATTCTAACTCAACTAAAATTGAAACAAAGTAAcaaactatatattattttaacgaTGTAGTTCTTATAGTAGTTTTTAGAGTAAAATATGTGGATGGTCGTGTAGTTTcaaaaaattttggatttggtccctagctttccgaaagtacacggatggtcactatggtttgcagtttgtaacgcatttagtccccagatTTTTCCAAAAGCacatggatggtccttgtggtttgcactttgtgtACTTTTAGAAAGCTAGAGACCAAATCCAATATTTTTGTAAACCACGGGGACCATCCGCGTACTTTACTCTAGTTTTTAACACATTAATTATttgtaaacataaaaaaaatgttaACAAAAGATGCAGACCTGATAGAATCTTTATCATTATTAAGAGCCTGAAGATGCTCGGTATTGGCCGAAAGAACACTAGTACCACTAGTGTTCTCACTTTGACAAACCGTTTGTTCGCTACTTTCTTTTGTGTTTCCGGAAGAAGATTCTGAGGACGAAGTTTCATACATTGCAGATACTGGTGTCGGGACTTCATCAGCAATCTCCTCTAATTTTAAGCCTGTTAACATGCGCAGAAAGTCTTAGAAGACACAGAATAATATGAATTGGTCAATATTTAATTATAATTCAGCAAAAAGAAGTACCCCTCTCTGTATCCTTGTAACTGTTTTCAGTTAACTTTTCCTTAGTATCCCTGTATTAGTAGAGAAAAAAactataaatacataaaataaaataaaaatgcaCAAGGAGAAAAATCTAGACTTCTAGTGAATGATCATAAACCTTAATACATCTGCAATAGTTTCATCGTCAGGAGAAACATCAAGTGCTCTTGTCAAGTCCGACACCGCGTTCTGATGATTCATATATTCCATCAAATTTCAAATTGATAGATATAATAATTTAgcgagtaaaatgcacggatagtccctgtggtttggtgaaatttcacctttagaccccaacttttcaaaattacactcttagtccctgtggtttaacaagttgttactcggatagtccccaaagcggatagaggttagtttttctggttaagtgggtgtgaaatgacaaggactatccgagtaacaacttgtcaaaccacagggactatccgagtaaccttcattcgctttagggactatccgagtaacaacttgtcaaaccacagggaccaggggcgatgctttgaaggggccgggaggggcgcccgatcccccgaacttttcggccagtagtgttatatatgtagttttcgtatagaaatttttgggtatatatgctttcgacccccggttctatagaatttttttgggtacatacgtttttgacccccctgTAAAAAATTTCAAGCTTTGCCACtgacagggactaagagtgtaattctgaaaagttagggactaaagatgaaatttcaccaaaccacagggactatccgtgcattttactctaactTAGCTAACATAACGATATAACCACAATTTAAAGAACTTACTTCAAGTTGCCCTAAACTTTTATATGCTTGACCTCTCCTATAAAGAGCTTTAACATTTCTTGCATCAGTTGCCAATACCTGAAAATTTTCCAGTATATGAGCGTCAACGATTAAGTCTGATATCTCacaatttttaaaattatatCGTCAACGATTTACGTCTGATATCTCAAtgatttgaaacaaaaactttaaGCTGATGAGTGATGACCATACCTCAATACCTTCTTTAACGCACTCATCAAACTGGTTTGTCTTTAAGTAACATGACATCAAATTAAGAGAGCAAGCTAAGAGAAGAGTTTCCCCTTTACATGCAGGTATATCTTTTAGATTGTTTTTTGCCTGTTCGACCGGAAAAAAATAGATTAACTAGTTAGCATTGCAAACTTACAAATGAAACTAAATATGTATATCGaaaacaacttgaaaaagaagttaGAATTTCAAACCATTAAATACTTCTCTAATGCCTCGTTAAACATTCCTTGGCTATGAAGCTCATTCCCCtgccaaaataaaaataaaataaaataaaatgttacATTAATTGATATGATTCTCCAAAGTATAAAGTTGATTGTTTTAGATTATAAGTTCTATATTTCTGGATTTAAAGATGTACATTTGATCATCAGGCTATCATCATAACATATTCTGCATATATACAagatagagttaattactgttttcgtccctgtggtttgtcaaaaatcactatttcagtccattagtttaaaaatcgcgatttcagtccctgtggtttcactttcgtaaccatttcaattgaaatcgcaattttttaactaatggactgaaatagtgatttttgacaaaccacagggacgaaaacagtaattaactctacaAGATAAACTATCATAATGTaacataaaaatgttttttttcctGCCAAAGTTATGGTTTTGTATATAGGACCTTCAAGAATATTACCTTTTGCTTGAGCATATGGGCTGCATTTAATTGATAATTTATTTTTGCATCTGCTCGATTTCGCATAGCACCAAGTTCCTCAGGGGTTGCATTTGCCATCTTCTCACCAACTTCAGCCAACACATCTGGCTGAGTAGACTTCAACTGTTCTACAGCACGCTTCAAGTCTTCAGGTCTCATATTTTTCATGCTATCAGACGCCATTTTAATCAATTCAGGATTAGACATCATCTGCAGTTACACACAACACAAAATAGATTTCAAGAAAGTAAGTATAAAAGATACAAATCCACAGAAGAAAAGAGAAATCATCATCTAAATAACTAGCATGGTTATCTTAATTTTGTGAACCTATAAAAGGTTAATTCACCTCTAGATGATCATATGGAAGAGGATTCATAGAAAGAATTATGTTTAAAAACAAGCTGTAATGAAGAGGGTTATTTATAACGGTATAAAACTATATTGTTGAATCAACTCGATCGCAAAAAACAGTGAATGATATATGTGACAACCAAGTATATCAACCAACCTTAGGATCTAAAGGGCTAAGTCAATTGCCCTAAATAAACAATGccatttacaaaaataaataaataaataaataccaaTCACAAATGTACAAAAAAATCAGACATGTGTATACgttcatgagaaaactagaaaactcaAGATCAGACATCATATATGCAACATATGTAGTACTACGTTACATATATGGTAGTACTAAGCATTATATGGTATACTGCATATATGCAATATATGTAGTACTACATATATACAATATATATgtatagggtgggagttggctacaaagtccatttttcctacaaagtgtaaaaagtcatagaACACCAtcatgtcaaccataaaacacacttaaaacccacaaataacaaagtcaagattactaaaacgccatatttgtgggttttgtgttgtgttttggatgatatgGCTTTGACTAGCGAATGACtgacattagtgtgttttatgttgattatcatgttttatattcatagttctacaatggtgtgtttgaagtttttatggactgttagggttgggatattatgttttagtgatcttcactatgttatttgtgggttttgaatgtgttttatgactgaaattgtggtgttttatgattTTGTAGTTTTCTAACGAAGAATATATAGGCCCTAATTTCCATGTCTTATCGGCAGCTTGAATAGTATTTACTCTTTTCCGTTAAATTCCCCTAAATTCTGACGCCACAACAAAATTACATACAAATATTTCAAATCGAAACGTAGAAAGCAGTAACGTTAATTCACAAGTGTTTTCACGTATACAAAACTGAAGCCTAAATGTTCTCTCAATTAAATAAAACTATAGAAAAAACAATTAATTACCTGCTGCTGGATTCTGGATAACTCTTCGGGTGACATGCGACTCATCTGTTCTTGAGCGAGTCTGATCGTCTCCGGATCCATCATACCGGGAAACATCCTTATTTAACGAATGATATCAATTTCGCACAAACAACAACAATAAGAGAAGCAAAATTTAAAGCGAACGATTGCGTATTTGATATCGATTTTGGGGGAGAAATTGCAGTGGCCTGAGTTATGATGTTGCAAAGAGTTCTGGTGTGTTTTTATATATGAGTTGGCAACCGAACAGACTCTGAAAGAtgtttcattcaaattatttttgtACGTATATCCATATCCATATCCATCCATATCCATAttcattaataattaataaataaaacattaacTTTTAAAACTATTTCATTCAATCGGTTACGTAACTTTTATAAGTGTTCCAGGTCACTTAACGTTgatttttcattaaaattttattaatttcataggtaaccgtgGTGTTAGtggatttttttctttttcccgTGAAGACCTaaattgtaacttgtttttttttttttttaatttttaatgtaattaaagtgtttttatttttaataaatataatttcatatattaaaataatctgACCCCAACATGCTCCATTTTTTTTACACGTGGAAAAAAGGACAtgactcgatttgaatgttaagttatctaatttgGAGAAAAACGATACGAGTGACCTagttagaacacttttaaaacttagTTACTGTTCTATGACATTTTCTCTTATTTAAACTTTAACCCTTTCGAAATCCAATCCTATATAAAGTTAATTAAAGTTTTCATACTATATAAACTAGTAATATGACCGGCGGGTGAAATGTCGTGAGCCCGTTGTAAACATCGTATGGATTAGTACAGGtattatgtgatgtgttaacaaatgttttaaaaaccggattttaaaacattggcGTTAACTATATGAAAATGTCTGTTAAAACGTATTTGTTTTAATTAGATGTAAAATATATAAGTATTGCGGTTGGATCAAAACGtaaattaaatcgaatttataccgtACAATCATAACATATTATAAGTGAACTGACTCATACATAGGAAATATATAAAAAGAGACATAAAACGTGTATAAAAAGAAAAACTAAAATGTGTAATAAAAAGGAGTAACTAGAGCTTTTAAAAAGAAAccataaaatgataaaataagaCAAACTCACTAAACATAAACATGAGTGTTTTTGCAAAGCGAGAAAACTAAGGTTAGAAGGGGTAAACATCAACTTTAAGTTTTAGCATAGATAAATAATATAATACCAATTTTACTCGTCTCGTGTTACCGTCAATTAAAATGTATTATACTCGACTCCACTTGGTTcagaacaaaatttacgtcaaaacataTACCAATTGGAAACGCACGTAAAATAAGCATAAAAATATATGATATTCGACCTTATTTGTTTCCAAAAGTAATTGACGTCGAAACGTAGACAGACTCGGATTTAAGccgacacatacataaaaatacgCACATAAAATTAGTTTTTCTTAAGTAAAGGAACAAAAGAGGtaagttcaaaattttaaaaacctGAGGAAGTCAAAATGATATTTTATAAAATAGTTCTTAAAAAACGAAATCAGTGAAAGAAAGTTACTGAACAAAAttaaattagtaaaaaaaaattaatatgttaaaaacgtataataataatatatatggtacaagggtaaaattggaacaataGAAATTGGATGTGTTAGTATGTAAAAATGGAGTAGTAGTCTAGGGGTCAAAATTGGCACTTTTTTGTTGCTTATTTTAGATTGTTTGATTTTACGGGCGTATGTGGTCGATGATGATATGGATGGTTAGTACATATGTCTATTGTCTATGTCTTTGTGTCGTGTCATGTTGATTTATAGGATAGTATAACATGTAATAGGGCTTGAATGTTAGAATTGCTTGGTTTTGTAATGTATACATCCGGACGGACGAGACACATCCGTGCGGATAAGTGACTCATCCGTACGGATGAGGTGATCCGCCCGAACAAGTCAATAGCCCCAACCTAATGTCTATATAAAGGTTGTTTGGGGCGTATGAACTCAGGACTTGGATTTcattcttgtcacaccccgatttccacacgtttcaccggtgggcccggtgggggattaccgtgacgtagttggcaacaatacagtcaaacaacacaatatataatatgcacagcggaagcaaaagatagatatatttcaactgaatgttaatgtaatatcatgtatcacaaatagttgaaataatccacaggggatcaaaaaataaataggaacattgttcaacagtttgacgtccaagcttgcgagacttattgtggactctaggagaaagccagcctagttcgtttagtacatgcagttaaccttttgggaaaatacgtcagtttacactggtaaatacattcaactgacacttttgtaaaaggtatAATAagattgatttgaatgcacgtggcacaaacttttataacttgggataattatttaatataatacttgtaaagaattacatgtttctttgcgttcagtagcccgttccgtagaccgggttaaagactaatagacacaccacaggtataatacccacaaggttaatccttaagtgagataccatttttcatatgcagctgtcaggtgtacgcctacaccccgtgcttaggtcgtggccatc
This genomic interval carries:
- the LOC110899898 gene encoding outer envelope protein 61 isoform X2, encoding MFPGMMDPETIRLAQEQMSRMSPEELSRIQQQMMSNPELIKMASDSMKNMRPEDLKRAVEQLKSTQPDVLAEVGEKMANATPEELGAMRNRADAKINYQLNAAHMLKQKGNELHSQGMFNEALEKYLMAKNNLKDIPACKGETLLLACSLNLMSCYLKTNQFDECVKEGIEVLATDARNVKALYRRGQAYKSLGQLENAVSDLTRALDVSPDDETIADVLRDTKEKLTENSYKDTERGLKLEEIADEVPTPVSAMYETSSSESSSGNTKESSEQTVCQSENTSGTSVLSANTEHLQALNNDKDSIRSFQNFMARADPETLVSLGGGKHEGISPDMGNNPLNSSNRGPGMPGATPDMLRAATDMMDKMPPEELQNMFKMTSLTDGGIRSNESRLNTNSDAREKCENTTLSEDIGESSTSTGVLNSTNVSHQPSFPSSSFDMQEQIKNQMKNPAMCEMMSSMMKNISPEMMTNLSEQFGYKLSHEDAEKAQQAMSSLSPESLDKMMKWANRMQRTVEGARNTKNWLLGRQGLAMAVIALLLAVFLHWLGYFGH
- the LOC110899898 gene encoding outer envelope protein 61 isoform X1; its protein translation is MFPGMMDPETIRLAQEQMSRMSPEELSRIQQQMMSNPELIKMASDSMKNMRPEDLKRAVEQLKSTQPDVLAEVGEKMANATPEELGAMRNRADAKINYQLNAAHMLKQKGNELHSQGMFNEALEKYLMAKNNLKDIPACKGETLLLACSLNLMSCYLKTNQFDECVKEGIEVLATDARNVKALYRRGQAYKSLGQLENAVSDLTRALDVSPDDETIADVLRDTKEKLTENSYKDTERGLKLEEIADEVPTPVSAMYETSSSESSSGNTKESSEQTVCQSENTSGTSVLSANTEHLQALNNDKDSIRSFQNFMARADPETLVSLGGGKHEGISPDMVKTTSNLITNMPPEEFQNLLEMASSFQGNNPLNSSNRGPGMPGATPDMLRAATDMMDKMPPEELQNMFKMTSLTDGGIRSNESRLNTNSDAREKCENTTLSEDIGESSTSTGVLNSTNVSHQPSFPSSSFDMQEQIKNQMKNPAMCEMMSSMMKNISPEMMTNLSEQFGYKLSHEDAEKAQQAMSSLSPESLDKMMKWANRMQRTVEGARNTKNWLLGRQGLAMAVIALLLAVFLHWLGYFGH